A single Pygocentrus nattereri isolate fPygNat1 chromosome 28, fPygNat1.pri, whole genome shotgun sequence DNA region contains:
- the cdkn2c gene encoding cyclin-dependent kinase 4 inhibitor C — MAEASDANRLCTAAARGDLRETQLILQGNVDVNERNKFGRAPLQVVKLGCPRVAEVLLQAKADPNARDPVKRLTIAHDAARDGYVDMLEVLVTYGADVNLQDSDGNLPLHLASREGHLNAVRYLAPLTAWPFLRNREDFTPLDTALAHHRADVAQWLQTYRPPAATAPSLD, encoded by the exons ATGGCCGAAGCCTCAGATGCGAACAGGTTGTGCACTGCAGCCGCGAGAGGAGACCTGAGAGAAACCCAACTGATACTACAAGGCAACGTTGACGTGAATGAGAGGAACAAATTCGGCAGGGCACCATTGCAG GTGGTGAAGCTGGGCTGTCCCAGAGTGGCGGAGGTCCTGCTGCAAGCCAAGGCGGACCCGAACGCGCGCGACCCGGTCAAGCGCCTCACGATAGCGCACGATGCGGCGCGCGACGGCTACGTGGACATGCTCGAGGTGCTCGTGACTTACGGCGCCGACGTCAACCTTCAGGACAGCGACGGCAACCTGCCTTTGCACCTGGCTTCGCGTGAGGGCCACCTGAACGCCGTGCGCTACCTGGCGCCGCTTACCGCTTGGCCCTTCCTGCGCAACCGCGAGGACTTCACGCCGCTCGACACGGCGCTCGCGCACCACAGAGCGGACGTCGCCCAGTGGCTGCAAACCTACAGGCCCCCCGCAGCCACAGCGCCCAGCTTAGACTAG